In one window of Candidatus Scalindua sp. DNA:
- a CDS encoding deoxyguanosinetriphosphate triphosphohydrolase produces the protein MWKQLLSKKRYYTTTKIEEDDNEDEYRSSFHKDYDRLIFSNSFRRLSRKTQVHPLSKNDHVHNRLTHSLEVASVGRSLGLKAGEMLKNNHDNSINPYDVAYIIQTACLAHDIGNPPFGHAGEEVIKEWFKKDKEPLKELTQEEKDDFQYLDGNAQSFRIVSQLENNLFAGGMRLTFATLGSLVKYPYSSNNCKNTGESKFNYFQSEKDFFELLFSELGLKLHNGLYKRHPLSYLMEAADDICYGLLDLQDAFELQIISLEDMEPIFNFLCGKNKTEEVYNTRCHHGIQIVSKLVAISINRLAIHTMEVFEGNFEQITGDKQPGHLINLFKDEQLKNGITEAKKLGIDKIFNEKRKIEIELGAYNIIETILDNLIPATFELYQKDEESLSFRNKRALELMDNNKPERGESLFRMYQRVVDYLFGMTDNYAKYIANQLNGMGA, from the coding sequence ATGTGGAAACAATTATTATCAAAAAAAAGGTATTATACCACTACTAAGATAGAAGAAGATGATAATGAAGATGAGTATAGAAGCAGTTTTCACAAAGATTATGACAGACTGATTTTTTCAAACTCATTTAGAAGGTTATCAAGAAAAACTCAAGTCCATCCTCTATCGAAAAATGACCATGTACATAACAGACTTACCCATAGCTTAGAAGTGGCTAGTGTAGGAAGAAGTTTAGGGCTTAAAGCGGGAGAAATGTTAAAAAATAACCATGATAACAGTATTAATCCCTATGATGTTGCATACATCATACAAACAGCGTGTTTAGCCCATGACATTGGTAATCCTCCATTCGGACATGCAGGAGAAGAAGTCATTAAAGAATGGTTTAAAAAAGATAAAGAACCGTTAAAAGAATTGACACAAGAGGAAAAAGATGACTTTCAATACCTCGATGGAAATGCACAAAGTTTCAGGATAGTCAGCCAACTTGAAAATAATTTATTTGCTGGTGGGATGCGCCTTACATTTGCAACTTTAGGTTCACTTGTAAAATATCCATACTCTTCAAACAATTGCAAAAATACTGGAGAATCAAAATTTAACTACTTTCAAAGTGAAAAAGATTTCTTTGAGCTTTTATTCAGCGAACTTGGTTTAAAGCTACACAATGGCTTATACAAAAGACATCCATTATCTTATCTAATGGAAGCTGCAGATGATATCTGTTACGGATTACTTGACCTTCAGGATGCATTTGAACTTCAAATAATATCGTTAGAAGACATGGAACCTATTTTTAATTTTCTTTGTGGCAAGAATAAAACAGAAGAAGTATATAATACAAGGTGTCACCATGGTATTCAGATTGTTTCAAAACTTGTGGCCATTTCAATTAACAGATTAGCTATACATACAATGGAAGTATTTGAAGGCAATTTTGAACAAATTACTGGTGATAAACAGCCCGGACATTTAATCAATTTATTTAAGGACGAACAGCTAAAAAATGGAATTACAGAAGCTAAAAAATTGGGAATTGATAAAATATTTAATGAAAAAAGGAAAATTGAAATAGAACTCGGTGCATACAATATTATTGAAACAATTCTTGATAATTTGATTCCTGCAACATTTGAATTATACCAAAAAGATGAAGAATCACTCTCTTTCAGAAACAAAAGAGCCTTGGAACTAATGGATAATAATAAACCAGAAAGAGGGGAAAGCCTATTTAGAATGTATCAAAGAGTAGTTGATTATCTTTTTGGAATGACAGATAATTATGCAAAATATATCGCAAATCAATTAAATGGCATGGGAGCATGA
- a CDS encoding ecdysteroid 22-kinase family protein: protein MHSSMNENFQEITRRAVGTDIFKIEDIQTLWSGYGKIMRYGLKDGKRKSVVIKYVKLPEQSLHPRGWNTDLSHERKIRSYQVETAWYRYWAELCDDSCPIPHCLLLESSKDEFLMVLEDLDASGFPTRKDSASTIELQVCLKWLANLHAIFMGKEPAGLWPVGTYWHLDTRPDELDVMEDPALKQAATRIDQKLRASPYQTFVHGDAKLANFCFSSDGQQVAAVDFQYVGGGCGMKDVAYFIGSCLDENDCERYEEELLDWYFAQLKEALKKCKSPIDPAAIEEDWRALFPVAWADFHRFMKGWSPGHWKIHGYSERITHDVVAQLNSENL, encoded by the coding sequence TTGCACTCAAGTATGAACGAAAATTTTCAAGAGATTACTCGGAGAGCGGTTGGAACCGATATCTTCAAGATAGAAGATATCCAGACACTCTGGAGTGGGTACGGCAAGATCATGCGCTATGGCCTGAAGGACGGTAAGAGAAAAAGTGTTGTGATCAAATATGTCAAGCTGCCAGAACAAAGTCTGCATCCACGTGGTTGGAATACCGACCTTTCTCATGAGCGTAAGATCCGGTCCTACCAGGTTGAAACAGCCTGGTACCGCTACTGGGCTGAACTCTGTGATGACAGCTGCCCCATCCCCCATTGCCTTCTCCTTGAATCATCTAAGGATGAGTTTCTTATGGTACTTGAGGATCTGGATGCCAGTGGTTTTCCGACCCGTAAAGATTCAGCTTCCACGATCGAGCTGCAGGTCTGCCTGAAATGGCTGGCGAACCTGCATGCCATCTTTATGGGCAAAGAGCCCGCAGGGCTTTGGCCGGTGGGTACTTATTGGCACCTGGATACCCGTCCCGATGAACTCGATGTGATGGAGGATCCTGCTCTCAAACAGGCTGCGACCCGGATTGACCAGAAACTTCGTGCGAGTCCTTATCAAACCTTCGTGCATGGTGATGCTAAGCTGGCTAACTTCTGTTTTTCTTCAGATGGGCAGCAGGTTGCGGCAGTGGATTTTCAATACGTCGGTGGTGGATGCGGCATGAAAGATGTGGCCTATTTTATTGGCAGCTGTCTCGATGAAAACGATTGCGAACGCTATGAAGAGGAATTATTGGATTGGTATTTTGCTCAGCTTAAAGAGGCGCTGAAAAAGTGTAAGTCACCTATCGACCCGGCAGCTATCGAGGAAGATTGGCGTGCCTTATTCCCGGTTGCCTGGGCCGATTTTCACCGTTTCATGAAAGGATGGAGTCCGGGCCACTGGAAGATTCATGGCTATAGTGAACGTATTACGCATGATGTGGTCGCACAATTGAATTCAGAAAATCTCTAA
- a CDS encoding adenylyltransferase/cytidyltransferase family protein yields MTAEIIRDHTILQTTIANLRKTGKKVIFANGCFDILHVGHIRYLQEAKTLGDVLVVAVNSDASMRAIKGEGHPYIPEDERLEILAALRCIDYLTLFSEKTVDSLLLQLKPDVQAKGTDYTKETVPERETVISYGGEIAITGDKKTHSSSWIKSDLSYSKK; encoded by the coding sequence ATGACTGCAGAAATTATACGGGACCATACAATACTGCAAACCACTATCGCGAATCTCAGAAAAACAGGAAAGAAGGTTATATTCGCCAACGGCTGTTTTGATATCCTCCATGTAGGCCATATCCGGTATTTACAGGAAGCAAAGACACTCGGTGACGTGCTTGTGGTTGCCGTGAATAGTGATGCATCAATGAGAGCCATAAAGGGTGAAGGTCATCCATACATTCCGGAAGATGAAAGGCTTGAGATATTGGCGGCCCTGCGCTGCATCGATTATCTTACCCTTTTTTCTGAAAAAACGGTAGATAGCCTGCTCTTACAGTTAAAGCCTGATGTCCAGGCAAAGGGAACTGATTATACAAAAGAGACGGTTCCTGAAAGAGAAACGGTAATATCTTACGGTGGTGAAATTGCAATCACGGGAGATAAAAAAACCCACTCAAGTTCATGGATAAAGAGTGATTTGTCATACAGTAAAAAATAG
- a CDS encoding metallophosphoesterase, with protein MRFLVISDIHSNIEALISVFLELHRNNEKIERVFILGDIVGYGVNPNECCTIVRFLRDGDSFLKSEIREIIDTIDIDAADKRDSIDSICALGKTATVIAGNHDQRVIGQLNTVMASSAGISINWTKKVIRDDNISFLKTLVMRKRIWKLGIELVHSTPDCPEDYAYVMNSKMLQYDLLYAKITFAGHTHKPAAYLYTRQGRDVSASVFVPTDQIDKKLMLAERGSAERLESFDVHLSPVQRYYINPGSVGQPRDGIPMASYKIYDTETQKVFLEKSEYNTHAVRKKILEAALPFDLANRIVSGI; from the coding sequence ATGAGATTCCTGGTTATTTCAGACATCCACAGCAATATTGAAGCCCTGATCTCTGTTTTTTTGGAACTTCACAGAAATAATGAGAAGATAGAGAGAGTTTTTATCCTGGGTGATATCGTTGGCTACGGTGTAAACCCCAATGAATGCTGCACTATCGTAAGATTTCTCAGAGACGGAGACTCTTTCCTGAAGAGTGAAATAAGAGAGATTATCGATACAATTGACATTGATGCTGCTGATAAAAGAGATAGCATTGACTCTATTTGTGCTCTTGGAAAAACGGCCACCGTAATAGCGGGTAATCATGATCAACGGGTTATCGGCCAGCTTAATACGGTAATGGCATCTTCGGCAGGTATATCCATAAACTGGACAAAGAAAGTTATCCGGGATGATAATATTTCTTTTCTCAAAACTCTCGTTATGAGAAAAAGGATATGGAAATTAGGAATCGAATTGGTTCACAGTACACCCGATTGCCCTGAAGATTATGCATATGTAATGAATTCGAAAATGTTACAGTATGATTTACTCTATGCAAAGATAACGTTTGCCGGCCATACACACAAACCAGCTGCGTATCTCTATACCAGGCAAGGAAGAGATGTTTCTGCTTCAGTATTTGTCCCGACAGACCAAATTGATAAAAAACTTATGCTGGCTGAAAGAGGATCGGCAGAGAGGCTGGAGTCATTCGATGTTCACCTGAGCCCTGTCCAGCGTTACTACATAAATCCCGGCTCCGTTGGCCAGCCGAGAGACGGTATCCCCATGGCCTCTTATAAGATCTACGATACTGAAACACAGAAAGTATTTCTGGAAAAATCGGAGTACAACACACACGCGGTGAGGAAGAAAATCCTTGAAGCCGCGCTTCCCTTTGATCTTGCCAATCGTATTGTAAGCGGTATTTAG